In the Variovorax sp. S12S4 genome, one interval contains:
- a CDS encoding Bug family tripartite tricarboxylate transporter substrate binding protein — MKITKRRLLESGAAAFAASLFAPGSLAQQRPAAGAAGGDAWPTKPVRILVGFPAGASPDLAARAIAEPLSKILRQPVTVENKPGASGNLVADQVAKATDDHTIGALINGNLTIAKLLNPKLSFDPEKDFLPVGMIGTAPLVLVVSGNAPGKTAAELLLWTRNLSSSGKYGTPGVGTVGHLGMELIKSRAAITAQHKPYTGNPQVIAGLLAGEIQLALLPPGLALPHVKSGKIKGIGVTSPERSPLANELPTIRDADVRGADLEIWTALAAPAGMKPAAVAKLNAALVEVTSSPDVSQALLKTGWQAQPGTPDALAKRMRSDTARLGGVIIMKGIQSEG; from the coding sequence TTGAAGATCACCAAACGCCGCTTGCTAGAAAGCGGCGCAGCAGCATTTGCCGCGTCGCTTTTTGCGCCGGGTTCCCTGGCGCAGCAGCGCCCCGCAGCCGGCGCGGCCGGCGGCGACGCGTGGCCCACCAAGCCTGTTCGCATCCTCGTGGGCTTTCCCGCCGGTGCATCGCCCGATCTGGCGGCCCGCGCCATCGCCGAGCCGCTGTCGAAGATCCTGCGGCAGCCGGTCACGGTCGAGAACAAGCCGGGCGCCAGCGGCAACCTCGTGGCCGACCAGGTGGCCAAGGCCACAGACGACCACACCATCGGTGCACTGATCAACGGCAATCTCACGATTGCGAAGCTGCTCAACCCCAAGCTCAGCTTCGACCCCGAGAAAGACTTCCTGCCGGTCGGCATGATCGGCACCGCACCGCTGGTGCTCGTGGTTTCGGGCAACGCGCCCGGCAAGACCGCGGCCGAGCTGCTGCTGTGGACGCGCAACCTGAGCAGCAGCGGCAAGTACGGCACGCCGGGCGTGGGCACGGTGGGCCACCTGGGCATGGAGCTCATCAAGAGCCGCGCCGCCATTACCGCGCAGCACAAGCCCTACACCGGTAACCCGCAAGTCATTGCCGGCCTGCTGGCCGGCGAGATCCAGCTCGCGCTGCTGCCGCCCGGCCTGGCACTGCCGCATGTGAAGTCGGGAAAGATCAAGGGCATTGGCGTGACCTCGCCCGAGCGCAGCCCCTTGGCCAACGAGCTTCCCACGATTCGCGATGCCGACGTGCGCGGCGCCGACCTCGAGATCTGGACCGCGCTGGCCGCGCCTGCGGGCATGAAGCCGGCGGCCGTTGCCAAGCTGAATGCCGCGCTGGTCGAAGTGACCAGCTCGCCCGATGTGAGCCAGGCCCTGCTGAAGACCGGCTGGCAGGCGCAGCCGGGCACGCCCGATGCGCTGGCCAAGCGCATGCGCTCCGACACGGCGCGCCTGGGCGGCGTGATCATCATGAAGGGCATCCAGTCGGAGGGCTAG
- a CDS encoding L,D-transpeptidase Cds6 family protein codes for MPKSPLPRARFSLTPAVRALLLATACGMALPALAAAEHDEVDRLIQAGKLDEAMGRADAFLKDKPKDPQMRFLKGVIQLDIGKRAEAIAAFTQLTQDAPELPEPYNNLAVIYASQNQFDKARSALESAIRTNPSYATAQENLGDVYARLASQAYSKALQLDQNNTAVQPKLAVIRTLFTPTPAGKPTAAVAAAAPAAVAKAPVAAAPVPAPAPAPVAKAAPLAPAPAVVAKAPEASAPPASAPTAAPAPAPASASAPSAASPAATAEVESAVRGWASAWAGQDMDRYLAAYGPDFNPGAGQSRKSWEEERRARIVGKSSISVNIENLVINVNGQAATAKFRQIYRADNLNISSRKTLEVQRSGNQWQIRKESVGG; via the coding sequence ATGCCCAAGAGCCCCCTCCCGCGCGCCCGTTTCAGCCTTACTCCTGCCGTGCGCGCCCTGCTCCTGGCAACCGCCTGCGGCATGGCACTGCCCGCGCTCGCCGCGGCCGAGCACGATGAAGTCGACCGGCTCATTCAGGCCGGCAAGCTCGACGAGGCGATGGGCCGCGCCGACGCCTTCCTGAAGGACAAGCCGAAGGACCCGCAGATGCGCTTCCTCAAGGGCGTGATCCAGCTCGACATCGGCAAGCGCGCCGAAGCCATTGCGGCTTTTACGCAACTCACGCAAGACGCACCCGAGCTTCCCGAGCCCTACAACAACCTGGCGGTGATCTACGCGAGCCAGAACCAGTTCGACAAGGCGCGCAGCGCGCTCGAAAGTGCGATTCGCACCAACCCGAGCTACGCCACGGCGCAAGAGAACCTGGGCGATGTGTACGCGCGGCTGGCCAGCCAGGCCTACAGCAAGGCATTGCAGCTCGACCAGAACAACACGGCAGTGCAGCCCAAGCTCGCGGTGATCCGTACCTTGTTCACTCCCACGCCGGCCGGCAAGCCCACGGCAGCGGTGGCGGCGGCAGCGCCCGCTGCCGTGGCGAAGGCACCCGTCGCGGCGGCACCGGTGCCTGCGCCCGCACCCGCTCCGGTCGCCAAGGCGGCGCCCCTCGCACCGGCGCCCGCGGTGGTTGCGAAAGCGCCGGAAGCTTCGGCACCGCCCGCTTCGGCACCTACGGCCGCACCCGCACCCGCACCCGCATCCGCATCCGCACCGTCCGCAGCCTCCCCCGCCGCAACAGCCGAAGTGGAATCCGCCGTGCGCGGATGGGCTTCTGCGTGGGCGGGCCAGGACATGGACCGTTATCTCGCCGCCTACGGGCCCGACTTCAATCCCGGCGCCGGCCAAAGCCGCAAGAGCTGGGAAGAAGAGCGCCGCGCGCGCATCGTCGGCAAGTCGAGCATCAGCGTGAACATCGAAAACCTGGTGATCAACGTCAACGGCCAGGCGGCAACCGCCAAGTTCCGGCAGATCTACCGCGCCGACAACCTCAACATCTCGAGCCGCAAGACGCTGGAGGTGCAGCGCTCCGGCAACCAATGGCAAATTCGCAAGGAAAGCGTCGGCGGATAG
- a CDS encoding L,D-transpeptidase family protein yields MADIVRHARPQNSPLQLGRTRLAALLAASALLLAAPGASGASTQAPSGSAKASSAKPKSSGAARTAAHGAGKAAKAGTRKASAAATKTAAAKPAPRKAAASAAIQEATGAEARLIAVYELFGRGKTRPALAKARDLVRDYPNFQLAQLVYADLLATQVPPAHAFSDAGIARLRSDPAMADLREESRRRLQALRERPPAGTVPSQFLALSTRSRYAIAVDASRSRLYLLENSDKGLQLVADYYVSVGKSGIDKATEGDARTPLGVYYITSSLDPKSLRDFCSAGALPINYPNPYDVRRGKTGGGIWLHGTPSQQFARAPQASDGCVVMANPDLKQLLRKVQIGATPVITARSLQWISPPQAEKEAQAFTSTIAAWKEARAAGNEAQLKKFYLPDFQRSNNKKSTEGFAALHDEVEYAQGKRVQFKDVSYLHWRDGDDTMVATFGEVFEGEKSGRTRRQYWLRQGSDWKLFYEEVLG; encoded by the coding sequence GTGGCGGACATCGTCCGGCACGCCCGGCCACAGAACTCTCCGCTGCAACTCGGCCGCACAAGGCTTGCCGCGCTCCTGGCGGCATCGGCCCTGCTGCTGGCGGCGCCCGGCGCGTCCGGCGCGTCGACGCAGGCCCCATCGGGCAGCGCCAAGGCGAGCAGCGCGAAGCCCAAGTCGTCTGGCGCCGCACGCACGGCTGCACACGGGGCCGGCAAGGCAGCAAAAGCCGGTACCCGGAAGGCCTCCGCAGCCGCAACCAAGACAGCGGCGGCCAAGCCCGCACCGCGTAAAGCCGCTGCATCGGCCGCCATCCAGGAAGCCACGGGCGCCGAAGCCCGCCTGATTGCTGTCTATGAACTGTTCGGCCGCGGCAAGACGCGGCCTGCGCTCGCAAAGGCACGCGACCTGGTGCGCGACTATCCCAACTTCCAGCTCGCCCAGCTCGTCTATGCCGACCTGCTGGCAACGCAGGTGCCGCCCGCCCACGCCTTCTCCGACGCCGGCATTGCGCGGCTGCGCAGCGATCCGGCCATGGCCGACCTGCGCGAAGAATCCCGGCGTCGCCTGCAGGCCCTGCGCGAGCGGCCGCCGGCCGGCACCGTGCCCTCCCAGTTCCTGGCGCTGTCGACGCGCAGCCGCTATGCCATTGCGGTCGATGCCTCGCGCTCCAGGCTTTACCTGCTCGAGAACTCCGACAAGGGACTGCAGCTCGTGGCCGACTACTACGTGTCGGTCGGCAAATCGGGCATCGACAAGGCCACCGAAGGCGATGCACGCACGCCGCTGGGGGTGTACTACATCACCAGCAGCCTGGACCCCAAGTCGCTGCGCGACTTCTGCAGCGCCGGCGCGCTGCCCATCAACTACCCCAACCCGTATGACGTGCGGCGTGGCAAGACCGGCGGCGGCATCTGGCTGCACGGCACTCCGTCGCAGCAGTTTGCCCGCGCACCGCAGGCCAGCGACGGCTGCGTGGTCATGGCCAACCCCGACCTGAAGCAATTGCTGCGCAAGGTGCAGATCGGCGCCACGCCGGTAATCACGGCGCGAAGCCTGCAATGGATCTCGCCGCCGCAGGCCGAAAAGGAAGCCCAGGCGTTCACAAGCACCATCGCGGCCTGGAAAGAGGCGCGGGCCGCCGGCAATGAAGCGCAATTGAAGAAGTTCTATTTGCCGGATTTCCAGCGCAGCAACAATAAAAAATCCACTGAAGGATTTGCAGCCCTCCACGACGAAGTGGAATACGCGCAGGGCAAGCGCGTCCAGTTCAAGGATGTGTCCTATCTGCATTGGCGCGACGGCGACGACACCATGGTCGCCACCTTCGGCGAGGTCTTCGAAGGCGAAAAGAGCGGGCGTACACGCCGCCAATACTGGCTGCGCCAAGGCAGCGATTGGAAGCTTTTTTACGAAGAAGTACTGGGCTAG
- a CDS encoding Flp family type IVb pilin, whose translation MLNSITRFLRDEEGATAIEYGIIAGLISVVMITAIIGDGGIGKSLEAIWGSIKSSIATAATPPAP comes from the coding sequence ATGCTCAATTCAATTACTCGTTTTCTGCGTGACGAAGAAGGTGCCACCGCAATTGAATACGGAATTATTGCGGGACTGATTTCGGTTGTGATGATCACGGCAATTATCGGAGACGGTGGAATCGGAAAAAGCCTAGAAGCCATTTGGGGAAGCATTAAATCCTCCATTGCAACCGCCGCCACCCCGCCAGCACCTTGA
- a CDS encoding A24 family peptidase, with the protein MKSVFLIWLLLIAIYDFRQRRVPNWLVLAGAFLALAALATGMAPIEQDWTGALLGAGIGFGFLLLFYALRVMGAGDVKFAGALGLWVGLSALPPIWLVGSLLAGLHAALWLALQRWPVFPRLSLALFGPSSSPEGQPAPARVRFIPYAAYLALAAAVWMVWGRQGS; encoded by the coding sequence ATGAAATCAGTCTTTTTGATCTGGTTGCTACTCATTGCCATCTATGACTTCCGGCAGCGCCGCGTTCCCAATTGGCTTGTGCTTGCAGGTGCCTTCCTGGCTCTTGCGGCGCTTGCAACGGGAATGGCTCCCATCGAGCAAGACTGGACTGGCGCCCTGCTCGGCGCAGGCATCGGCTTCGGCTTTCTGCTTCTTTTCTATGCACTCAGAGTCATGGGAGCCGGCGACGTGAAGTTCGCCGGAGCTCTCGGACTCTGGGTGGGCCTTTCTGCGCTGCCGCCGATATGGCTCGTCGGCAGCCTCCTTGCCGGTCTTCATGCCGCGCTTTGGCTCGCGCTCCAGCGCTGGCCCGTTTTCCCCCGGCTTTCGCTGGCGCTCTTCGGGCCGTCGTCTTCGCCGGAGGGCCAGCCGGCGCCAGCCCGGGTTCGATTTATTCCTTATGCGGCCTACCTCGCGCTGGCCGCCGCGGTGTGGATGGTTTGGGGTCGACAGGGTAGCTAG
- the cpaB gene encoding Flp pilus assembly protein CpaB yields MINLTKIVAAVLVLLALALGGYAWLLSRQPPPPVAVAPSATAAAKTAQAQTFRVVVASKPLPAGRAIPADALRVERLTINPAGAFQETAPLAGRVPVIDLGEGTPLVEGQLVSGLALRVGEGERAVAIKADEVMGVGNKVRPGDFVDVFLMLKSDGKDIDRSQARLLLSRKRVLAYGGASIDGMPTGMDKNGAAQQQAQRAEAARTAVLAVPVDDINRLTLAESSGRLLLALRNPTDMSEPDPKLFAELPTALQPVAQKAGEARRAPLEGLDRAQAGMTAVDFVTGGKAGSSRVPTVAAAAPANPRPARAVPAADCRSRSFAATAAKPSTTDQQPVARTCKPPTKRTP; encoded by the coding sequence ATGATCAATCTCACCAAAATCGTTGCCGCCGTCCTCGTGCTCCTGGCCCTCGCGCTCGGCGGCTATGCATGGCTGCTCAGCCGGCAGCCGCCACCGCCGGTCGCGGTCGCCCCTTCGGCCACCGCCGCGGCCAAGACGGCCCAGGCGCAAACCTTCCGCGTGGTCGTGGCGTCCAAGCCCCTGCCCGCGGGCCGCGCGATTCCGGCCGACGCGCTTCGCGTCGAACGCCTGACCATCAATCCCGCAGGCGCTTTCCAGGAGACGGCGCCGCTTGCGGGCCGGGTGCCCGTCATCGACCTGGGCGAGGGCACGCCGCTGGTCGAAGGGCAGCTGGTGTCCGGCCTGGCCCTGCGCGTCGGCGAAGGCGAACGCGCGGTCGCCATCAAGGCCGACGAGGTCATGGGCGTGGGCAACAAGGTACGGCCCGGCGATTTCGTCGATGTCTTCCTGATGCTCAAGTCCGACGGCAAGGACATCGACCGCAGCCAGGCGCGCCTGCTGCTGTCGCGCAAGCGCGTGCTGGCCTACGGCGGCGCCTCCATCGACGGCATGCCCACCGGAATGGACAAGAACGGCGCGGCCCAGCAGCAGGCCCAGCGCGCCGAGGCCGCCCGCACCGCCGTGCTCGCAGTGCCCGTCGATGACATCAACCGGCTGACGCTCGCCGAGAGCAGCGGCCGCCTGCTTCTGGCGCTGCGCAACCCCACCGACATGTCGGAACCCGATCCGAAGCTTTTTGCCGAACTGCCCACGGCGCTGCAGCCGGTGGCGCAAAAAGCCGGCGAAGCCCGCAGAGCCCCGCTCGAAGGCCTGGACCGCGCCCAGGCCGGCATGACCGCCGTCGACTTTGTGACGGGCGGCAAGGCGGGCAGCTCGCGAGTGCCGACCGTTGCCGCCGCAGCCCCGGCAAATCCCCGGCCCGCACGGGCGGTTCCCGCGGCGGACTGCAGGTCGAGGTCATTCGCGGCGACCGCAGCGAAACCATCAACTACTGATCAGCAACCAGTGGCACGCACATGCAAGCCACCCACGAAACGAACACCATGA
- a CDS encoding type II and III secretion system protein family protein, with the protein MTIAPCAKTTGTARFTRPTLAVLCLLASGVWAVAPATAADAAAAPARAALQLRIDAGTQKELLIGKGIERMAIADETVAGVALTRQSPNSPAARLIVTGKAAGRTTLMVWEKGQANAIVYALEVRRRTSTLNGSLNSMEAHQEARDAAMSAGGEKSALIDRSVVNVRSNTVQVEVKIVEFNRSVLKQAGLNIFSTRANSNGFSFGVFTPSSLRSASFAPDGSLSGEHNNPLAQAFSLLFNFGKAGIGLNVGFLEGNGMARVLAEPTLVALSGQSASFLAGGELPVPAPQGLGTTSIEYKPFGIGLTLTPTVLSNDRIVLKVAPEASDLDYTNSLSIGGVAVPAISTRRADTTVELGDGESFIIGGLVSRTTTSNADKVPLLGDIPVLGTFFKQNKYQMSEKELVILVTPHLVKPIARGTDLGPYLPGGAEQRDGPVWRAHLLGPASGTTVPGFSR; encoded by the coding sequence ATGACGATCGCCCCTTGTGCGAAAACAACCGGCACGGCGCGCTTCACGCGCCCGACCCTTGCGGTGCTGTGCCTGCTGGCCTCGGGCGTCTGGGCGGTGGCGCCCGCAACGGCGGCCGATGCAGCGGCGGCGCCTGCGCGCGCTGCGCTTCAACTGCGCATCGATGCGGGCACGCAAAAGGAACTGCTGATCGGCAAGGGCATCGAGCGCATGGCCATTGCGGACGAAACCGTGGCGGGCGTTGCGCTCACCCGCCAATCGCCCAACTCGCCGGCGGCGCGCCTCATCGTCACCGGCAAGGCGGCCGGCCGCACCACGCTCATGGTCTGGGAAAAGGGCCAGGCCAACGCCATCGTCTATGCCCTTGAAGTCCGGCGCCGCACCTCCACGCTCAATGGCTCGCTCAACAGCATGGAGGCGCACCAGGAGGCGCGCGATGCGGCCATGTCGGCCGGCGGAGAAAAGTCGGCGCTGATCGATCGCTCGGTGGTCAATGTGCGCAGCAACACGGTGCAGGTCGAGGTCAAGATCGTCGAGTTCAACCGCAGCGTGCTCAAGCAGGCCGGCCTCAACATCTTCAGCACGCGTGCCAACTCCAACGGCTTCAGCTTCGGCGTGTTCACGCCGTCGTCGCTGCGTTCGGCCTCGTTCGCTCCGGACGGCTCGCTCAGCGGCGAACACAACAACCCGCTCGCGCAGGCATTCAGCCTTCTGTTCAATTTCGGCAAGGCCGGCATTGGCCTGAACGTGGGTTTTCTCGAGGGCAACGGCATGGCCCGCGTGCTCGCGGAACCGACGCTGGTGGCGCTCTCGGGCCAGAGCGCAAGCTTTCTGGCGGGCGGCGAACTGCCCGTTCCGGCGCCCCAGGGCCTGGGCACCACGAGCATCGAATACAAGCCCTTCGGCATCGGCCTCACCCTCACGCCCACGGTGCTGTCGAACGATCGCATCGTGCTCAAGGTAGCGCCGGAGGCCAGCGACCTGGACTACACCAACTCGCTCAGCATCGGCGGCGTGGCCGTGCCCGCCATCAGCACGCGGCGCGCCGACACCACGGTGGAACTCGGCGACGGCGAGAGCTTCATCATCGGCGGCCTCGTGAGCCGCACCACCACGTCGAACGCCGACAAGGTTCCGCTGCTCGGCGACATCCCGGTGCTCGGAACCTTCTTCAAGCAGAACAAGTACCAGATGAGCGAGAAGGAGTTGGTGATCCTCGTCACGCCGCACCTGGTGAAGCCGATCGCGCGCGGCACCGATCTGGGCCCGTACCTTCCCGGCGGCGCCGAGCAGCGCGACGGACCTGTATGGCGCGCTCATCTTCTGGGGCCCGCTTCGGGCACCACTGTTCCGGGCTTCTCACGTTGA
- a CDS encoding AAA family ATPase has translation MNAPRDSLPDIGAETYLFASPNSGHINWLTDALARLGTVVNLPAEAKSLDERMAMLGPAAVFLDFSGDHAAAASELHQRLKREWPTLPVLATGVSAEPASMLAALRAGVDDFVDMAAPPTDAVNTLRKLLERQSSLPGRTRGRTLALLGARAGIGVTTLAASLSLVLKDQLCQAGALPQAGRNTRGGVALLDLGLPARDGLLYLDTQSGFSFVDGVRNLRRLDQTLLHTALAHHASGVAVLPLPASLAQVREISHADSVALIKRLGDFFDFQIADLGGFSTLDFVAQTVKAAPRSWVVCDQSIGAIVSTATMLKELRTRGVETQQLSLVVNKFDSHVGLSAKDVAERLELPLHHVVPARSTQLLAAASRGEMLVRTARNDAYSQAVAELARGLHQEFVSGTGQPPAKESRWAARMPRIAGLWKSSSEG, from the coding sequence ATGAACGCTCCCCGCGACAGCCTTCCAGACATCGGTGCGGAGACCTACCTCTTCGCATCGCCCAACAGCGGCCACATCAACTGGCTGACCGATGCACTCGCCCGGCTGGGCACGGTGGTGAACCTTCCCGCCGAGGCCAAGTCGCTGGACGAGCGCATGGCCATGCTCGGCCCCGCCGCGGTGTTTCTCGATTTTTCGGGCGACCACGCCGCGGCGGCAAGCGAGCTTCACCAGCGCCTCAAGCGCGAATGGCCCACGCTGCCGGTGCTGGCCACCGGCGTTTCGGCGGAGCCCGCTTCCATGCTGGCCGCATTGCGCGCAGGCGTGGACGACTTCGTGGACATGGCCGCGCCGCCGACGGACGCGGTCAACACGCTGCGCAAGCTGCTCGAGCGCCAGAGCAGCCTGCCGGGCCGCACGCGCGGACGCACGCTGGCCCTGCTCGGCGCGCGCGCCGGCATCGGCGTGACCACGCTCGCGGCCAGCCTGTCGCTCGTGCTCAAGGACCAGCTGTGCCAGGCCGGCGCCCTGCCCCAGGCCGGCCGCAACACGCGCGGCGGCGTCGCGCTGCTCGACCTCGGGCTTCCGGCGCGAGACGGTCTGCTTTATCTCGACACGCAAAGCGGCTTCAGCTTTGTCGACGGCGTGCGCAACCTGCGCCGCCTCGACCAGACGCTGCTGCACACGGCGCTGGCCCATCACGCGAGCGGTGTGGCCGTGCTCCCGCTTCCCGCGAGCCTTGCGCAGGTGCGCGAGATCTCGCATGCGGATTCGGTGGCGCTGATCAAGCGGCTCGGTGATTTTTTCGATTTCCAGATTGCCGACCTCGGAGGCTTTTCGACGCTGGACTTCGTCGCGCAGACGGTGAAGGCGGCGCCGCGCAGCTGGGTGGTGTGCGACCAGAGCATCGGTGCCATCGTTTCCACGGCGACCATGCTCAAGGAACTGCGCACGCGCGGTGTGGAGACCCAGCAGCTGTCGCTCGTGGTCAACAAGTTCGACAGCCATGTGGGCCTGTCCGCCAAGGACGTTGCCGAACGGCTCGAACTGCCGCTGCACCACGTGGTGCCGGCGCGCAGCACGCAACTGCTGGCGGCGGCAAGCCGCGGCGAAATGCTGGTGCGCACCGCGCGCAACGACGCCTATTCGCAAGCCGTGGCCGAACTGGCGCGCGGCCTGCACCAGGAATTCGTGTCCGGCACAGGCCAGCCACCGGCCAAGGAATCCCGCTGGGCGGCGCGCATGCCGCGAATTGCCGGTCTCTGGAAAAGCTCTAGCGAAGGTTGA
- a CDS encoding CpaF family protein has protein sequence MSNDLEFADDDQAFINSQQFQDIKSWTHDHLLSRIEELGAEFGRWSRASIQQFVELEVDSFVRLRRVPINDREMQLISDALTKELAGFGPLEDLLNDSAVEDILINGYQNVYVSRHGMLERETVRFADAEHVMRIVRRILAPLGRRLDESNPMVDARLPDGGRINVIIEPLAIDGLSVSIRKFRKEPLTPADMVKLGTFDAGMAQLLEIAVRARCNILVSGGTSSGKTSLLNALATFIPPRERVITIEDTAELSLGTSHVVRLESRPGGFDGTGVVSIRDLLRNSLRMRPDRIIVGEVRGAEVIEMMQAMNTGHEGSMGTIHASSPRECLYRLEMLAGFAGYQGSEVSLRRQIANAIDFIVQIGRLSNGQRRILSLSEVTGVNDNVVAMQELYRYEPITSPDGEERDRWISLGIAPHSPKITRFRQSLTRAQQGDNNRA, from the coding sequence ATGTCCAACGATCTCGAATTCGCCGACGACGACCAGGCGTTCATCAACTCCCAGCAGTTCCAGGACATCAAGAGCTGGACGCACGACCATCTGCTGAGCCGCATCGAAGAGCTCGGCGCGGAGTTCGGCCGCTGGTCGCGCGCCTCGATCCAGCAGTTTGTCGAACTGGAAGTCGACAGCTTCGTGCGGCTGCGCCGGGTGCCGATCAACGACCGCGAGATGCAGCTCATCTCCGACGCGCTGACCAAGGAGCTGGCGGGTTTCGGCCCGCTGGAAGACCTGCTCAACGATTCGGCCGTCGAAGACATCCTGATCAACGGCTACCAGAACGTGTACGTGTCGCGCCACGGCATGCTCGAGCGCGAGACGGTGCGCTTTGCCGATGCGGAGCACGTGATGCGCATCGTGCGCCGCATTCTTGCGCCGCTCGGCCGGCGGCTGGACGAATCCAACCCGATGGTCGATGCGCGCCTGCCGGACGGTGGCCGCATCAACGTGATCATCGAGCCGCTGGCGATCGACGGGCTCTCGGTTTCCATTCGCAAGTTCCGCAAGGAGCCGCTCACGCCGGCCGACATGGTGAAGCTCGGCACCTTCGACGCGGGCATGGCGCAGCTGTTGGAGATCGCGGTTCGCGCGCGCTGCAACATTCTTGTGAGCGGCGGCACCAGTTCGGGCAAGACCTCTCTGCTCAATGCGCTGGCCACCTTCATTCCGCCGCGCGAGCGCGTCATCACCATCGAAGACACGGCGGAGCTTTCGCTCGGCACCAGCCACGTGGTGCGGCTCGAAAGCCGCCCGGGCGGATTCGACGGCACCGGCGTGGTGTCGATCCGCGACCTGCTGCGCAACAGCCTGCGCATGCGGCCCGACCGCATCATCGTGGGCGAGGTGCGCGGCGCCGAAGTGATCGAGATGATGCAGGCAATGAACACGGGCCACGAAGGCTCGATGGGCACCATCCACGCCAGTTCGCCGCGCGAGTGCCTGTACCGCCTTGAAATGCTCGCAGGCTTTGCGGGCTACCAGGGCAGTGAAGTGAGCCTGCGCCGGCAGATTGCCAATGCCATCGATTTCATCGTGCAGATCGGGCGCCTCTCGAATGGGCAGCGCCGCATCCTCTCGCTGAGCGAAGTCACGGGTGTCAACGACAACGTGGTGGCCATGCAGGAGCTCTATCGCTACGAGCCCATCACGTCGCCCGACGGCGAGGAGCGCGACCGCTGGATATCGCTGGGCATTGCGCCGCATTCGCCCAAGATCACGCGCTTCAGGCAGTCGCTGACACGCGCGCAGCAGGGAGACAACAACCGTGCGTGA
- a CDS encoding type II secretion system F family protein produces the protein MLLAVACLALLFAAAGLLLWQWAKGRQARQAAARHLNQQIQASTAAGAPTPMPIPLRDPANDHLMAGVTSDPWLNADAGTPAAAPAGLLEKALPEWLIGVIAPRTAALGLAAVVAAAALAGLLAGWVSGLSALALLAVLSAFAVWLRLQKFRRKLVSQLPGYIDAMVRLITIGNSTQAAFQLAIATTEAPLRGQLERSAALVRAGMDLDRALHQTASNVRIEEMFLLASILGLGVRYGGRSDLLLERVGNFMRDREQAEHELLALSSETRLSAWILGLLPVSVGAFFILTNPGYFMGMWNDGTGRIMVLSAAGFQLFGAALLYRLAKLT, from the coding sequence ATGCTGCTCGCGGTGGCCTGCCTCGCGCTGCTGTTCGCAGCCGCGGGGCTGCTGCTGTGGCAATGGGCCAAGGGCCGCCAGGCACGCCAGGCGGCTGCGCGGCACCTGAACCAGCAGATCCAGGCCAGCACGGCCGCCGGTGCACCGACGCCGATGCCCATCCCCTTGCGGGACCCGGCCAACGACCACCTCATGGCCGGCGTGACCTCGGACCCATGGCTCAACGCAGACGCAGGCACTCCGGCCGCCGCACCCGCAGGGTTGCTCGAGAAGGCCTTGCCCGAATGGCTGATCGGCGTGATCGCTCCGCGCACGGCCGCGCTGGGGCTGGCCGCCGTCGTGGCTGCGGCCGCACTCGCCGGCCTGCTTGCCGGCTGGGTATCGGGCCTGAGTGCGCTCGCGCTGCTGGCTGTTCTCTCGGCGTTCGCGGTCTGGCTGCGGCTGCAGAAGTTCCGCCGCAAGCTCGTGAGCCAGCTGCCCGGGTACATCGACGCGATGGTGCGGCTGATCACCATCGGCAACTCCACGCAGGCGGCTTTCCAGCTTGCGATTGCCACCACCGAGGCGCCGCTGCGCGGCCAGCTGGAGCGCTCTGCAGCGCTGGTGCGCGCGGGCATGGACCTGGACCGCGCCCTGCACCAGACGGCCAGCAATGTGCGCATCGAGGAAATGTTCCTGCTGGCGTCCATCCTCGGCCTGGGCGTGCGCTACGGCGGGCGCTCCGACCTGCTGCTGGAGCGCGTGGGCAACTTCATGCGCGATCGCGAGCAAGCCGAGCATGAGCTGCTCGCCCTGTCGTCCGAAACCCGGCTTTCGGCCTGGATTCTCGGGTTGCTGCCGGTGAGCGTGGGCGCCTTCTTCATCCTCACCAATCCCGGCTACTTCATGGGAATGTGGAACGACGGGACCGGCCGCATCATGGTCCTCTCGGCCGCAGGCTTTCAGCTGTTCGGTGCGGCGCTCCTTTACCGGCTGGCGAAACTCACATGA